A single genomic interval of Antechinus flavipes isolate AdamAnt ecotype Samford, QLD, Australia chromosome 1, AdamAnt_v2, whole genome shotgun sequence harbors:
- the LOC127562459 gene encoding LOW QUALITY PROTEIN: spliceosome-associated protein CWC15 homolog (The sequence of the model RefSeq protein was modified relative to this genomic sequence to represent the inferred CDS: substituted 1 base at 1 genomic stop codon), which translates to MTTAARPTFEPARGGRGKREGDLSQLSKQYSSRDLPSHTKIKYRQTTQHAPEEIRNRDFRRELEERERIAAREKNRDRPTREHVSKKPRLDQIPAAYLDADDPLTDENKDEDDFEEEDNDDDTAVLLAELEKIKKRAEEQARKEQEQKAEEERIWSENILCGNPLLNLTGPSQPKAKFKVKRRXDDDVVFKNCAKGVDERKKEKRFVNDTLRSEFHKKFMKRYIK; encoded by the coding sequence ATGACCACAGCAGCAAGACCTACATTTGAACCTGCAAGAggtggaagagggaaaagggaaggtgaTTTGAGTCAGCTTTCAAAACAATATTCAAGCAGAGATCTACCTTCTcacacaaagataaaatacagACAAACCACTCAGCATGCTCCAGAAGAGATTCGCAACCGTGATTTCAGGCGAGaactagaagagagagagagaattgctgcaagagaaaaaaacagagatcGTCCAACTAGAGAGCATGTGTCTAAGAAACCTCGATTAGATCAGATTCCTGCAGCCTACCTTGATGCAGATGATCCCCTAACAGATGAAAACAAAGATGAGGATGATTTTGAGgaagaagataatgatgatgacactGCAGTTCTATtggcagaactagaaaaaataaaaaaaagagctgaagaaCAAGCTCGGAAGGAACAAGAACAAAAAGctgaagaagagagaatttggtCGGAAAATATTCTTTGTGGAAACCCTCTCCTAAATCTCACTGGTCCCTCTCAGCCTAAGGCCAAATTCAAAGTAAAGAGAAGGTAGGATGATGATGTTGTCTTTAAGAACTGCGCCAAAGGAgtagatgagaggaaaaaagaaaaaagatttgtaaATGATACCCTTCGATCAGAGTTTCACAAAAAATTCATGAAGAGATATATCAAATAG